A single region of the Bacteroidota bacterium genome encodes:
- a CDS encoding KH domain-containing protein: MKEFVEYIAKQLVDQPDLVAIEEESREERLILKVKVAQPDIGKIIGKRGRTAFALRTLVAAVGKKAGKRVSVEVLD; the protein is encoded by the coding sequence ATGAAAGAATTCGTGGAATATATCGCCAAGCAGCTCGTCGATCAACCGGATCTGGTAGCGATTGAAGAAGAGAGCCGCGAAGAAAGATTGATTCTGAAGGTGAAGGTTGCCCAGCCCGATATCGGCAAGATCATAGGGAAGAGAGGGAGGACCGCCTTCGCGCTTCGCACGCTGGTGGCCGCGGTCGGCAAGAAAGCCGGCAAGCGTGTTTCTGTCGAAGTGTTGGATTGA
- the rimM gene encoding ribosome maturation factor RimM (Essential for efficient processing of 16S rRNA) produces the protein MSRRENRGLTALARITGCFGLKGHLKLRLSTGSPGRLKGLKEVFLGESAADCEPLEIEEVTAGLRNTLVKFRGVNDRTSAEPLVGRYLFVEESRTVKLKKGSYFVHDIIGCSVVTADGTLIGEVENVYKFPGQDVWAIRRGAASDMIPAVKEFIKEVDLAHRRIVVQLIDGLLERP, from the coding sequence GTGAGCCGCCGGGAGAACCGGGGGTTGACTGCCCTGGCAAGAATAACGGGTTGTTTCGGTCTCAAGGGGCATCTGAAGCTTCGTTTGAGCACCGGATCGCCCGGCAGACTGAAAGGTTTGAAAGAGGTGTTCCTCGGGGAGTCCGCGGCGGATTGCGAACCGCTCGAAATCGAGGAAGTGACTGCGGGACTCCGCAACACGCTCGTGAAGTTTCGCGGTGTGAACGACCGGACCTCGGCCGAGCCGCTTGTCGGCCGCTACCTGTTCGTCGAAGAGAGCCGGACGGTAAAGCTGAAGAAGGGATCGTATTTTGTCCATGATATCATCGGATGTTCCGTCGTCACCGCAGACGGGACTCTCATCGGAGAGGTTGAGAACGTGTATAAGTTTCCCGGACAGGATGTGTGGGCGATTCGCAGGGGGGCCGCCTCGGACATGATCCCCGCCGTGAAGGAATTCATCAAGGAAGTCGATCTCGCCCACCGGAGGATCGTCGTGCAGCTCATCGATGGCTTGCTCGAGAGGCCGTGA
- the trmD gene encoding tRNA (guanosine(37)-N1)-methyltransferase TrmD has translation MDQRLRVDIVTGFPALAAGPLRTSIIRRARMKKLAQIRVHDLRKYTHDRHRTIDDTPYGGGAGMVLKPGPIFECIEKLQSARSYDEVIYMSADGEPFNQKTANELSLKKNIILLCGHYKGIDERVRMKLVTREISIGDYVLTGGELAALVVVDAVVRLIPGVLGDGQSMLTDSFQDPLLDGPAYTRPPEFRGMPVPGVLLSGDHDAIGRWRQTQRVERTKIRRKDLLS, from the coding sequence ATGGATCAACGGCTTCGCGTGGATATCGTCACCGGATTCCCGGCTCTCGCCGCAGGCCCTCTCCGGACCAGCATCATCCGCCGGGCGAGAATGAAAAAGCTCGCGCAGATCAGGGTGCACGATCTGCGGAAGTACACGCACGACCGGCATCGCACGATTGACGACACTCCCTACGGGGGCGGGGCCGGGATGGTTCTCAAACCCGGTCCGATTTTCGAATGCATCGAGAAGCTCCAGTCTGCCCGCAGCTACGACGAGGTGATCTATATGAGCGCCGACGGGGAGCCGTTCAACCAGAAGACGGCAAACGAGTTGTCGTTGAAGAAAAACATCATCCTGCTCTGCGGCCACTACAAGGGGATCGACGAACGTGTCCGCATGAAACTGGTCACCAGGGAGATTTCGATCGGCGACTACGTCCTGACGGGGGGCGAACTCGCAGCCCTGGTCGTCGTCGATGCCGTGGTCAGATTGATTCCGGGCGTGCTGGGGGACGGACAATCGATGCTCACGGATTCGTTCCAGGATCCCCTGCTCGACGGACCGGCCTATACCAGGCCCCCCGAATTCCGGGGGATGCCCGTGCCGGGCGTTCTTCTCTCGGGCGATCATGATGCCATTGGACGCTGGCGCCAGACGCAGCGTGTCGAACGGACGAAGATCCGTCGCAAAGACCTTTTATCATAA